TGCTCTAAGGTGATGTCCGTCAGCGAATCGCGCACGGCTTGATTGATCAACGACCAATTGCCGCGCAAAGGGCAAACAGGTTCCTGGTGGCAGGCACCCTCGTCGGTGCTGCATTCGGTCAAACCCAGCGGACCTTCGATGGCATCGATGATCTCCAACACCGAAATGCTCTCCGGTCCGCGCGCCAATCGGTAACCACCCCGCGCCCCGCGATAGGAAACCAAAAGCGCCTGCTTGGCCAGTTCTTTGAGCAATTTTCCCGCGGTCGCGACGGAGACACCGGTTTGTGCAGCGATTTGCGCCGCATTGAACAGCTCGCTGGGACTGCGGGCCATGTGCACCATCACCATGACCCCATAGTCGGTCATCTTGCTGATTCGGAGCATCGCAACACCCGCCGCAAAAAGTAGGACTAAATCAGTCCGAATTCGTTCCCGATAAAAGGCGCCGCAAGCGCCCCATTTCCTCAAGGGTCGCCATTGTAACGCCGCGGC
The Pseudomonadota bacterium genome window above contains:
- a CDS encoding SUF system Fe-S cluster assembly regulator; its protein translation is MLRISKMTDYGVMVMVHMARSPSELFNAAQIAAQTGVSVATAGKLLKELAKQALLVSYRGARGGYRLARGPESISVLEIIDAIEGPLGLTECSTDEGACHQEPVCPLRGNWSLINQAVRDSLTDITLEQMARPMDEPAPAVPLIDYRMRFGSS